The Ancylobacter sp. WKF20 genome contains a region encoding:
- a CDS encoding Re/Si-specific NAD(P)(+) transhydrogenase subunit alpha, protein MRLSVLKETAATEPRVSASLETVKRFVGLGAEVVVASGAGLASGVSDAEFSGAGASIAADNAAAVAGADVVLAVRRPEAAALKGVKPGALVIAIADPYGNEAALAEIAATGASLFAMELMPRITRAQVMDVLSSQANLAGYRAVIDASAEFGRAFPMMMTAAGTVPAARVFVMGAGVAGLQAIATARRLGAVVSATDVRPAAKEQVESLGAKFIAVEDEEFKQAETAGGYAKQMSAEYQAKQAALTASHIAKQDIVITTALIPGRPAPKLVSAEMVAAMKAGSVIVDLAVERGGNVVGAVPGEVVTTDNGVKIVGHLNVPGRLAATASQLYAKNLYAFVETLIDKGSKALAVKWDDELVKATLLTKDGAIVHPNFKPAEAAASAA, encoded by the coding sequence ATGCGCCTTTCCGTGTTGAAGGAAACGGCCGCGACAGAGCCACGGGTTTCGGCGTCTTTGGAGACGGTGAAGCGGTTTGTGGGTCTGGGGGCGGAGGTTGTGGTTGCGTCGGGGGCGGGGCTCGCTTCGGGCGTGAGCGATGCGGAGTTTTCCGGCGCCGGGGCGAGCATTGCGGCGGATAATGCGGCGGCGGTGGCCGGCGCGGATGTCGTGCTGGCGGTGCGCCGGCCGGAGGCGGCGGCGCTCAAGGGCGTGAAGCCCGGCGCGCTGGTGATCGCCATCGCCGACCCCTATGGCAACGAGGCGGCTCTTGCCGAGATCGCGGCGACGGGCGCCAGCCTGTTCGCCATGGAGCTGATGCCGCGCATTACCCGCGCGCAGGTGATGGACGTGCTGTCCTCGCAGGCGAACCTTGCCGGCTACCGCGCGGTGATCGACGCCTCCGCCGAGTTCGGCCGGGCCTTCCCGATGATGATGACGGCGGCCGGCACGGTGCCGGCGGCGCGCGTCTTCGTCATGGGCGCGGGGGTCGCGGGCCTTCAGGCGATCGCCACCGCCCGGCGCCTCGGCGCGGTGGTGTCGGCGACCGATGTGCGCCCGGCGGCGAAGGAACAGGTCGAGTCTCTCGGGGCGAAGTTCATCGCGGTCGAGGACGAGGAGTTCAAGCAGGCCGAGACGGCGGGCGGCTACGCCAAGCAGATGTCGGCGGAGTATCAGGCGAAGCAAGCGGCGCTGACGGCGAGCCACATCGCCAAGCAGGACATCGTCATCACCACGGCGCTGATCCCCGGCCGTCCGGCCCCCAAGCTGGTGTCGGCCGAGATGGTCGCGGCGATGAAGGCGGGCTCGGTGATCGTCGACCTCGCGGTGGAGCGCGGCGGCAATGTGGTCGGCGCGGTGCCGGGCGAAGTCGTGACGACCGACAATGGCGTCAAGATCGTCGGCCATCTCAACGTGCCCGGGCGCCTCGCGGCGACCGCCTCGCAGCTCTACGCCAAGAACCTCTACGCCTTCGTCGAGACGCTGATCGACAAGGGGTCGAAGGCCCTTGCCGTGAAGTGGGACGACGAGCTGGTGAAGGCGACGCTGCTGACCAAGGACGGGGCCATCGTGCACCCGAACTTCAAGCCGGCCGAGGCGGCCGCGAGCGCGGCCTGA
- the pyk gene encoding pyruvate kinase: protein MVIRRERATKIVATLGPASSSPEMIKALYMAGVDVFRLNFSHGTQENHGRVLGAVRALEAEVGRPIGVLADLQGPKLRLGKFVDGAITLTAGTTIRFDADPTPGDEKRVPIPHPEILEVLHEGSTVLLDDGKVRVRVVKKGNGFIEAQVIAGNRLSNNKGFNVPDVVLPVSALTDKDRSDLFFALDLGVEWIALSFVQRPEDVIEAKELIQGRAQINLKLEKPQAVEHLTRITELSDSIMVARGDLGVELSLPEIPALQKRVIRESRRLGKPVIVATQMLESMISAPVPTRAEVSDVATAVYDGADAVMLSAESAAGQYPVEAVAMMDQIIKNVERDPGYRAIIESQRPEAGTTVADAVTHAAYQAAMSVDAAAIVTYTLSGTTTLHAARERPRVPIVGIASQLSTARRLVLSYGVHVVHAPEEIHTFGEMATKATQVTLEHGFAKENDRIAITAGVPFATPGTTNVMRLVTIDKVMLARLPGNKPAEAAKPRAAARENRGGAVTRSKPVAKGGKGAGGAGKPGERRGGNGGARRPA from the coding sequence ATGGTGATCAGGCGGGAACGCGCGACGAAGATCGTGGCGACCCTTGGACCCGCTTCTTCGAGCCCGGAGATGATCAAGGCCCTTTACATGGCCGGCGTCGACGTCTTCCGGCTCAATTTCAGCCACGGCACGCAGGAGAACCACGGCCGTGTGCTCGGGGCCGTACGTGCGCTGGAAGCCGAGGTCGGCCGTCCCATCGGCGTGCTCGCGGATCTGCAGGGCCCGAAACTTCGCCTCGGCAAGTTTGTCGACGGCGCCATCACCCTCACCGCCGGCACCACGATCCGCTTCGACGCCGACCCGACGCCGGGCGACGAGAAGCGCGTGCCGATCCCCCATCCCGAGATTCTCGAAGTCCTGCACGAAGGTTCGACCGTGCTGCTCGACGACGGCAAGGTCCGGGTGCGCGTGGTCAAGAAGGGCAATGGCTTCATCGAGGCCCAGGTGATCGCCGGCAATCGGCTGTCCAACAATAAGGGCTTCAACGTTCCCGACGTCGTGCTGCCGGTCTCGGCGCTGACCGACAAGGACCGCTCCGACCTGTTCTTCGCCCTCGACCTCGGCGTCGAGTGGATCGCGCTGTCCTTCGTGCAGCGCCCGGAGGATGTGATCGAGGCCAAGGAACTGATCCAGGGCCGCGCCCAGATCAACCTGAAGCTTGAGAAGCCGCAGGCGGTCGAGCACCTCACCCGCATCACCGAGCTGTCGGACAGCATCATGGTGGCGCGCGGCGATCTCGGCGTCGAGCTCTCGCTGCCGGAAATCCCGGCGCTGCAGAAGCGCGTCATCCGCGAATCGCGCCGCCTCGGCAAGCCGGTGATCGTCGCCACGCAGATGCTGGAATCGATGATCTCCGCCCCGGTGCCGACCCGCGCCGAGGTGTCCGACGTCGCCACCGCCGTCTATGATGGCGCCGACGCGGTGATGCTCTCCGCCGAAAGCGCCGCCGGCCAGTACCCGGTCGAGGCGGTCGCGATGATGGACCAGATCATCAAGAACGTGGAGCGCGACCCCGGCTACCGCGCCATCATCGAATCGCAGCGCCCGGAGGCCGGCACCACGGTCGCCGACGCGGTGACGCACGCGGCCTATCAGGCGGCGATGTCGGTCGATGCGGCGGCCATCGTCACCTACACGCTCTCCGGCACCACCACGCTGCACGCCGCGCGCGAGCGGCCGCGCGTGCCGATCGTCGGCATTGCCAGCCAGCTCTCCACCGCCCGCCGGCTGGTGCTGTCCTATGGCGTGCATGTCGTCCATGCGCCGGAGGAGATCCACACCTTCGGCGAGATGGCGACCAAGGCGACGCAGGTCACGCTGGAGCACGGCTTCGCCAAGGAGAATGACCGCATCGCCATCACGGCGGGCGTGCCCTTCGCGACGCCGGGCACCACCAACGTGATGCGCCTCGTCACCATCGACAAGGTGATGCTGGCCCGCCTGCCCGGCAACAAGCCGGCGGAAGCGGCCAAGCCCCGCGCGGCCGCCCGCGAGAATCGCGGCGGCGCCGTCACCCGCTCCAAGCCTGTCGCCAAGGGCGGCAAGGGTGCGGGCGGCGCCGGCAAGCCCGGCGAGCGTCGCGGCGGCAATGGCGGCGCGCGCCGTCCGGCCTGA
- a CDS encoding GNAT family N-acetyltransferase, producing MSSLGVHVRAATDADMAAVQAIYAHHVLTGTASFEEVPPTLDEMNTRRAAILAHGLPYLVAETGEGVVGYCYATLYRPRPAYRHTLEDSVYVAPGHGGQGIGTALMGALIARCEAGPWRQMVAVIGDSANAGSIALHSRHGFAPVGVFRDVGFKFGRWLDSVLMQRPLGAGATCLPSPKTEL from the coding sequence GTGAGTTCGCTCGGGGTCCACGTGCGCGCGGCGACTGACGCTGACATGGCCGCCGTGCAGGCGATCTACGCCCATCATGTGCTGACCGGCACCGCCTCCTTCGAGGAGGTGCCGCCGACCCTCGACGAGATGAACACCCGCCGCGCCGCCATCCTCGCCCATGGCCTGCCCTATCTGGTGGCGGAAACGGGCGAGGGTGTCGTCGGCTATTGCTACGCCACGCTTTACCGGCCCCGCCCCGCCTATCGCCACACGCTTGAGGACTCCGTCTATGTCGCGCCGGGCCATGGCGGGCAGGGCATCGGCACGGCGCTGATGGGCGCGCTGATCGCCCGCTGCGAGGCCGGGCCGTGGCGGCAGATGGTGGCGGTGATCGGCGACAGCGCCAATGCCGGCTCCATCGCCCTGCACAGCCGCCACGGCTTCGCGCCGGTCGGGGTGTTCCGCGATGTCGGCTTCAAATTCGGCCGCTGGCTCGATTCGGTGCTGATGCAGCGGCCGCTGGGCGCGGGCGCGACCTGCCTGCCATCTCCCAAGACCGAGCTCTGA
- a CDS encoding murein L,D-transpeptidase has translation MDSDDRGSVPLSPAIVADMTKKGMTPEDPIMIRIYKQESELEVWKRTRTGQYALLKTYPMCRWSGKLGPKTREGDRQAPEGFYEVTPAQLNPRSQYYLSFNLGYPNQLESALGYTGSALMVHGACTSAGCYAMTDNGVTEIYAIAREALKGGQQSFQVQALPFRMTPANFAAHRRDPNLAFWRNLQEGVEYFNVTRRPPTVTACAGRYRFNDGPTPFDATLNPLGPCPAVPGSVEVAEAVKQRQAAEDAEAAALAAAIPPAPAYVDGGMHRSFRDILRSSGPEKLAAFTSRKIPVSQPDAALADPYSGRALAAAPASSPAPASAPAAASLGTPAATAALQ, from the coding sequence ATGGATTCGGATGATCGCGGCTCGGTGCCGCTGAGCCCGGCCATCGTGGCGGACATGACCAAGAAGGGCATGACGCCCGAAGACCCGATCATGATCCGCATCTACAAGCAGGAGAGCGAGCTCGAGGTGTGGAAGCGCACCCGCACCGGCCAATACGCGCTCCTGAAGACTTACCCGATGTGCCGCTGGTCCGGGAAGCTCGGCCCGAAGACCCGCGAGGGCGACCGGCAGGCGCCGGAGGGGTTCTATGAGGTCACGCCGGCGCAGCTCAACCCGCGCTCGCAATATTATCTCTCCTTCAATCTCGGCTACCCGAACCAGCTGGAATCCGCGCTCGGCTACACCGGCAGCGCGTTGATGGTGCACGGCGCCTGCACCTCGGCCGGCTGCTACGCCATGACCGACAATGGCGTGACGGAAATCTACGCCATCGCCCGCGAGGCGCTGAAGGGCGGGCAGCAGAGCTTCCAGGTTCAGGCGCTGCCCTTCCGCATGACGCCAGCCAATTTCGCCGCGCATCGGCGCGACCCGAACCTCGCTTTCTGGCGCAACCTTCAGGAGGGCGTGGAGTATTTCAACGTCACCCGCCGCCCGCCGACGGTGACCGCCTGCGCCGGGCGCTACCGCTTCAATGACGGCCCGACGCCGTTCGATGCGACGCTGAATCCGCTCGGCCCCTGCCCGGCGGTGCCCGGCAGCGTCGAGGTGGCCGAGGCGGTGAAGCAGCGCCAGGCGGCGGAGGATGCCGAGGCGGCGGCGCTCGCGGCGGCCATTCCGCCCGCGCCGGCCTATGTCGATGGCGGTATGCACCGCAGCTTCCGCGATATTCTGCGCTCCTCCGGCCCGGAAAAGCTCGCCGCCTTCACCTCGCGCAAGATCCCGGTCAGCCAGCCCGACGCGGCGCTGGCCGATCCCTATTCCGGTCGCGCCCTCGCGGCAGCCCCGGCGAGCAGCCCCGCGCCCGCCAGTGCGCCGGCTGCGGCGTCTCTCGGCACGCCGGCCGCGACCGCCGCGCTTCAATAG
- the bcsN gene encoding cellulose biosynthesis protein BcsN, translating to MSVALAMAGCAPYPLVGQNPQVATATVEVPVAEALILPEPGSTPRVVTVLETDYLNAVEQEIVLETQARTPGQNAIHVVFFGPVKGRTGWENLKQDDYLNDELLDDEMLERVPGVAMHVSNYFVQNRYGPFNYAIGNAGNGELCIYAWQRIQSQVPLYVIWRDRGILSMRLRLCQVGASEQDLLRVMYRYSINGYFLPQAWQPYGKPMGEPAGLGQIGGPMSYPSGLQGDGTVLGGWMGGEPQQTTAPAETSRARSTRRYGTAVPQAQPVYQPGAPGAYPQGNLVDPVEGYPQVPGPAVSNQLAPSTTPKVTPGQVPAGTVIDRAPARPVQSPSQNTPFATPPTLPGVTPSSTRTTPATSTVGEPVRLVPGATTYPTPSQ from the coding sequence GTGTCCGTCGCCCTTGCCATGGCGGGGTGCGCCCCGTACCCGCTGGTCGGCCAGAATCCGCAGGTCGCCACCGCGACCGTTGAAGTGCCCGTGGCCGAGGCGTTGATCCTCCCCGAGCCGGGCTCGACGCCGCGCGTCGTCACCGTGCTGGAGACGGACTATCTCAACGCGGTCGAGCAGGAGATCGTGCTGGAGACGCAGGCCCGCACGCCCGGCCAGAACGCGATCCATGTCGTGTTCTTCGGCCCGGTGAAGGGCCGCACCGGCTGGGAAAATCTCAAGCAGGACGATTATCTGAACGACGAATTGCTGGATGACGAGATGCTGGAGCGCGTGCCCGGCGTCGCCATGCATGTCTCCAACTATTTCGTGCAGAACCGCTACGGGCCGTTCAACTACGCCATCGGCAATGCCGGCAATGGCGAGCTGTGCATCTATGCCTGGCAGCGCATCCAGTCGCAGGTGCCGCTCTATGTGATCTGGCGCGACCGCGGCATCCTCTCCATGCGCCTGCGCCTGTGTCAGGTCGGCGCCAGCGAGCAGGATCTGCTGCGCGTCATGTACCGCTATTCGATCAACGGCTATTTCCTGCCGCAGGCCTGGCAGCCTTATGGCAAGCCGATGGGCGAGCCGGCGGGCCTCGGCCAGATCGGCGGGCCGATGTCCTATCCCTCCGGCCTTCAGGGCGACGGCACCGTGCTCGGTGGCTGGATGGGCGGCGAGCCGCAGCAGACCACCGCGCCGGCGGAGACCTCGCGCGCCCGCAGCACGCGCCGCTATGGCACGGCCGTGCCGCAGGCCCAGCCGGTCTATCAGCCCGGCGCGCCCGGCGCCTATCCGCAGGGCAACCTCGTCGATCCGGTGGAAGGCTATCCGCAGGTGCCGGGACCGGCCGTCTCGAACCAGCTCGCGCCGAGCACCACGCCGAAGGTGACGCCCGGCCAGGTGCCGGCCGGCACGGTGATCGACCGCGCCCCGGCCCGCCCGGTGCAGTCGCCCAGCCAGAACACGCCTTTCGCCACCCCGCCGACCCTGCCGGGCGTCACGCCGTCCTCCACCCGCACGACGCCGGCGACCTCGACCGTGGGCGAGCCGGTGCGGCTGGTGCCGGGTGCCACGACCTACCCGACCCCCAGCCAATAG
- the bcsA gene encoding UDP-forming cellulose synthase catalytic subunit: MRKAWVAGLWAISSLIVVFLITLPISLQAHLIAGCIVVLAMILLKTFGPPVGVFRMIALALGTAIVLRYVYWRTTSTLPPISQIEDFIPGFMLYIAEMYSVFMLFLSLFVVSSPMPSRVSPAIPPGEEPTVDVFIPTYNEDPHLLASTVSAALSLDYPADKFTVWLLDDGGTDQKCQQDDITKATEAQQRRAELTAMCEGLGCRYLTRARNEHAKAGNLNNGLQHSTGDLVVVFDADHAPTRDFLKETVGFFLQDENLFLVQTPHFFINPDPLERNLDTFEHMPSENEMFYGIIQRGLDKWDAAFFCGSAAVINRRALAETNGFQGITITEDAETALELHSRGWHSIYVDRPLIAGLQPETFASFIGQRSRWAQGMMQILRFHFPPGKRGLSLPQRLCYMSSTLFWLFSYPRLMFLISPLFYLFFSLEIFNASGAEFFAYTTTYMLVNLLMQNYLYGRYRWPWISELYEYIQSIYLFPALISVIANPHKPTFNVTAKGETLEEGHVSEIGRPFFIVYGILIVGLLVTIWRLVTEPFNADVIIVVGAWNVLNIIIAGCALGVVSERRNRRRTHRVDLMRRCELVIDGVSYGAMIDDGSLGGARVRPNPNVTLPELDRGHAAVLRFKPIASNIAIDTMPVTIRNVERDSDGTLIGTEFAPTEPMHHRLIADLIFANSDQWKKFQESRRRNPGVLRGTINFLRISIFHTGRGLSYLVHLHKLWRERRQRPVLAPAKRG; encoded by the coding sequence ATGCGCAAGGCATGGGTTGCCGGCCTGTGGGCTATTTCTTCGCTGATCGTGGTGTTTCTCATCACCCTGCCGATCAGCCTCCAGGCTCATCTCATCGCCGGCTGCATCGTTGTGCTGGCCATGATCCTCTTGAAGACCTTCGGCCCGCCGGTCGGCGTCTTCCGCATGATCGCGCTGGCGCTCGGCACCGCCATCGTGCTGCGCTACGTCTATTGGCGGACGACCTCGACGCTGCCGCCGATCTCGCAGATCGAGGACTTCATCCCCGGCTTCATGCTCTACATCGCCGAGATGTACAGCGTGTTCATGCTGTTCCTCAGCCTGTTCGTCGTGTCCTCACCCATGCCCTCGCGGGTCTCGCCGGCCATTCCGCCGGGCGAGGAGCCGACCGTCGATGTCTTCATTCCCACCTATAATGAAGACCCGCACCTGCTTGCCTCCACCGTCTCGGCCGCGCTGAGCCTCGACTACCCCGCCGACAAGTTCACCGTCTGGCTGCTGGATGATGGCGGCACCGACCAGAAGTGCCAGCAGGACGACATCACCAAGGCCACCGAGGCGCAGCAGCGCCGGGCGGAACTCACCGCCATGTGCGAGGGCCTCGGCTGCCGCTACCTGACGCGCGCGCGCAACGAGCACGCCAAGGCCGGCAACCTGAACAACGGCCTCCAGCACTCCACCGGCGACCTCGTCGTGGTGTTCGACGCCGACCACGCGCCCACGCGCGACTTCCTGAAGGAGACGGTCGGCTTCTTCCTGCAGGACGAGAACCTGTTCCTCGTCCAGACCCCGCACTTCTTCATCAATCCCGACCCGCTGGAGCGCAATCTCGACACGTTCGAGCACATGCCGTCCGAGAACGAGATGTTCTACGGCATCATCCAGCGCGGCCTCGACAAATGGGACGCGGCGTTCTTCTGCGGCTCGGCGGCGGTCATCAACCGGCGGGCGCTGGCCGAGACCAACGGCTTCCAGGGCATCACCATCACCGAGGACGCCGAGACCGCGCTCGAGCTGCACTCGCGCGGCTGGCACTCGATCTATGTCGACCGCCCGCTCATCGCCGGCCTCCAGCCGGAGACCTTCGCCAGCTTCATCGGCCAGCGCTCGCGCTGGGCGCAGGGCATGATGCAGATCCTGCGGTTCCACTTCCCGCCCGGCAAGCGCGGCCTCTCGCTGCCGCAGCGCCTCTGCTACATGTCCAGCACGCTGTTCTGGCTGTTTTCCTACCCGCGGCTGATGTTCCTCATCTCGCCGCTGTTCTATTTGTTCTTCTCGCTGGAAATCTTCAACGCCTCGGGCGCCGAGTTCTTCGCCTACACCACCACCTATATGCTGGTGAACCTGCTGATGCAGAACTACCTCTATGGCCGCTACCGCTGGCCATGGATTTCCGAGCTGTACGAATACATCCAGTCGATCTACCTGTTCCCGGCGCTGATCTCGGTGATCGCCAACCCGCACAAGCCGACCTTCAACGTCACCGCCAAGGGCGAGACACTGGAAGAGGGCCATGTGTCGGAGATCGGCCGGCCATTCTTCATCGTCTACGGCATCCTGATCGTCGGGCTGCTGGTCACCATCTGGCGGCTGGTCACCGAGCCGTTCAACGCCGATGTCATCATCGTCGTTGGCGCGTGGAACGTGCTCAACATCATCATCGCCGGCTGCGCGCTCGGCGTGGTGTCGGAGCGGCGCAACCGGCGCCGCACCCACCGCGTCGACCTGATGCGGCGCTGCGAACTCGTCATCGACGGCGTGTCCTATGGGGCGATGATCGACGACGGCTCGCTCGGCGGCGCGCGCGTGCGGCCGAACCCGAACGTCACCCTGCCGGAGCTGGACCGCGGCCATGCGGCGGTGCTGCGCTTCAAGCCCATCGCCTCCAACATCGCCATCGACACGATGCCGGTCACCATCCGCAACGTCGAACGTGATTCGGACGGCACGCTGATCGGCACCGAATTCGCCCCCACCGAGCCGATGCATCACCGGCTGATCGCCGACCTGATCTTCGCAAATTCCGACCAGTGGAAGAAATTCCAGGAGTCCCGGCGCCGCAATCCGGGGGTTCTGCGCGGTACTATCAATTTCCTTCGAATTTCGATCTTTCATACCGGCCGCGGCCTGTCCTATCTGGTTCACCTGCACAAGCTGTGGCGGGAGCGGCGCCAGCGTCCGGTGCTCGCCCCGGCCAAACGCGGATAA
- a CDS encoding cellulose biosynthesis cyclic di-GMP-binding regulatory protein BcsB: MRALHPIAALGFLAALAGAAAAQQSGAAGQGTGFSMTPPVSGYSAPATPASPGGVPMAPPAGNRAPGAGNLPGGTPRGLAEQDGPAAPAQGERLPTTGLGVPGEAGAPAPTAAPFQMRPGQPAPAAPRVATPAVPAAPPRPDRFIIPQQRMIFAGEAAARAWTINLTQEEASRQATFLLSYINAVVVMPETSRIRVTINGQAIIETPIASSQEPSRFSVAVQRGTLRAGANLIRIDVIQRHRTDCAVNATYELWTEINGEGTGLSFAGGRPPLTGGLDDLPAVGFDSKGVTNIRVVTPGPIEGGGSTRVLRVVQGLSVRGQFPNPAVTIAEGAQGPTPPGGLTVVIGTAAELPRLMANAPGDARQRPITTFLEDDRLGAPTLVISGPTPADVDRAIERLNDITIPQTDAINTLTRWAPSAPLFNGARTVRLADLGVSTQEFSGRRYRAEFQIALPPDFFAEAYGNANLYLDAAFTAAVRPGSHVDIYVNQQIASTLPITARGGGLFQHEPIFIPLRNFRPGINRLWLEVVLDTESDARCLPGATLPADNRFVLFDSSEFSMENFARIGRMPDLAAFAGDAFPYDLDGSPIAVVLARQDAFTLSAASTLMARLAQSNGAPLPIDAAPASVTLGERNAIFVGGIDQISASVLDQVSIAESVRANWVVSAGDDGGTANSTDSANYDNVLERFRNRQAGEAAPVPSTPPPPAAQTTPEVYERWRESVQGRGGFYAIIDGFEGWLQRTFSIGFNSLRIQEGQRTRWEPPPRTSVLMAQGNSTNGRSAWTLVTGRTSEALAANMVRFTADPVWNRIGGQAVAFQSANGEVERRDVTSYRFIVTQPLTFGNFRMIAANWLSTNIMPYALMLLVAGTVLGIATAFLLRRLGRPT; the protein is encoded by the coding sequence ATGCGCGCTCTCCACCCGATCGCGGCGCTCGGCTTCCTGGCCGCCCTCGCCGGTGCCGCAGCCGCGCAGCAGAGCGGCGCCGCCGGTCAGGGCACGGGCTTCTCGATGACGCCGCCGGTCTCCGGCTACAGCGCGCCCGCGACCCCCGCCTCGCCCGGTGGCGTGCCGATGGCCCCGCCCGCCGGCAACCGCGCGCCCGGCGCCGGTAACCTGCCCGGCGGCACGCCGCGCGGCCTCGCCGAGCAGGACGGCCCCGCCGCGCCGGCGCAGGGCGAGCGTCTGCCGACCACCGGTCTCGGCGTTCCCGGCGAGGCCGGCGCCCCCGCGCCGACCGCCGCCCCCTTCCAGATGCGGCCGGGCCAGCCCGCGCCCGCCGCCCCGCGCGTCGCCACCCCTGCCGTGCCGGCGGCGCCGCCCAGGCCCGACCGTTTCATCATCCCGCAGCAGCGCATGATCTTCGCCGGCGAGGCCGCGGCCCGCGCCTGGACCATCAACCTCACGCAGGAAGAGGCCAGCCGGCAGGCGACCTTCCTGCTCAGCTACATCAACGCCGTCGTGGTGATGCCGGAGACCTCGCGCATCCGGGTGACCATCAACGGCCAGGCGATCATCGAGACGCCCATCGCCTCCTCGCAGGAGCCCTCGCGCTTCTCGGTCGCGGTGCAGCGCGGCACGCTGCGCGCCGGCGCCAACCTCATCCGCATCGACGTGATCCAGCGCCACCGCACCGACTGCGCGGTGAACGCCACCTATGAGCTGTGGACCGAGATCAATGGCGAGGGCACCGGCCTGTCCTTCGCCGGCGGGCGCCCGCCGCTCACCGGCGGGCTCGACGACCTGCCGGCGGTCGGCTTCGATTCCAAGGGCGTGACCAACATCCGTGTCGTGACCCCCGGCCCGATCGAAGGCGGCGGCTCCACCCGCGTGCTGCGCGTCGTGCAGGGCCTGTCGGTGCGCGGCCAGTTCCCCAACCCCGCCGTCACCATCGCCGAGGGCGCGCAGGGCCCCACCCCGCCCGGCGGCCTCACCGTGGTGATCGGCACTGCCGCCGAGCTGCCGCGCCTCATGGCGAACGCGCCGGGCGATGCCCGCCAGCGGCCCATCACCACCTTCCTGGAGGATGACCGGCTCGGCGCGCCGACGCTGGTGATCTCCGGCCCGACCCCGGCCGATGTCGACCGCGCCATCGAGCGGCTGAACGACATCACCATCCCGCAGACCGACGCCATCAACACGCTGACGCGCTGGGCGCCGAGCGCGCCGCTGTTCAACGGCGCGCGCACGGTGCGGCTCGCCGATCTTGGCGTCAGCACGCAGGAATTCTCCGGCCGCCGCTACCGGGCCGAGTTCCAGATCGCCCTGCCGCCGGACTTCTTCGCCGAGGCCTATGGCAACGCCAATCTCTATCTCGACGCCGCCTTCACAGCCGCGGTGCGGCCGGGCAGCCATGTCGACATCTATGTGAATCAGCAGATCGCCTCGACCCTGCCGATCACCGCGCGCGGCGGCGGGCTGTTCCAGCATGAGCCGATCTTCATCCCGCTGCGCAATTTCCGCCCGGGCATCAACCGGCTCTGGCTGGAAGTGGTGCTCGACACCGAATCCGACGCGCGCTGCCTGCCGGGCGCGACCCTGCCGGCCGACAACCGCTTCGTGCTGTTCGACAGCTCCGAATTCTCCATGGAGAACTTCGCCCGGATCGGCCGCATGCCGGACCTCGCCGCCTTCGCCGGCGACGCCTTCCCCTATGATCTCGACGGCAGCCCGATCGCCGTGGTGCTGGCGCGGCAGGACGCCTTCACCCTCTCCGCCGCCTCGACGCTGATGGCTCGCCTTGCCCAGTCCAATGGCGCGCCGCTGCCGATCGACGCCGCCCCCGCCTCGGTGACGCTGGGCGAGCGCAACGCCATCTTTGTCGGTGGCATCGACCAGATCTCCGCCAGCGTGCTCGACCAGGTGAGCATCGCCGAATCCGTGCGCGCCAACTGGGTGGTCTCGGCCGGCGACGATGGCGGCACCGCCAATTCCACGGACAGCGCCAATTACGACAACGTGCTGGAGCGCTTCCGCAACCGGCAGGCCGGGGAGGCCGCGCCGGTGCCATCGACCCCGCCCCCGCCCGCCGCGCAGACCACGCCCGAGGTCTATGAGCGCTGGCGCGAGAGCGTGCAGGGGCGCGGCGGCTTCTACGCCATCATCGACGGCTTCGAGGGCTGGCTGCAGCGCACCTTCTCCATCGGCTTCAACTCGCTGCGCATCCAGGAAGGCCAGCGCACGCGCTGGGAGCCGCCGCCGCGCACCTCCGTGCTGATGGCGCAGGGCAACAGCACCAATGGCCGCTCGGCCTGGACGCTGGTGACGGGACGCACCTCCGAGGCGCTGGCCGCCAATATGGTGCGCTTCACCGCCGATCCCGTCTGGAACCGCATCGGCGGGCAGGCGGTCGCCTTCCAGTCCGCCAATGGCGAGGTGGAACGGCGCGACGTGACGAGCTACCGCTTCATCGTCACCCAGCCGCTGACCTTTGGTAATTTCCGCATGATCGCGGCCAACTGGCTCTCGACCAACATCATGCCCTATGCGCTGATGCTGCTCGTGGCCGGCACCGTGCTCGGCATCGCCACTGCCTTCCTGCTGCGACGACTGGGACGCCCGACATGA